CCAATCTGTTTCCATCACCAGAATATAGATGGAGTAGAAACAGACAGTAATGATCTGGAAGCAATTTATTCTTTTGCCAATATTTAATTTCCTGAATGATTAGTTGTTTCCGTCGTTCATCCATCTTATTGACATCCTCCTGATTTCGGCAATGCCCAACTGGATAAAAAGACCTACGCAAGGTAGGTCTTCCCATAGTTACTCTAAAAAGTCTTTTAATCGTTTGCTGCGGCTAGGATGGCGTAACTTTCTCAATGCTTTCGCTTCAATCTGGCGAATCCTTTCCCTTGTCACACCAAATACCTTACCTACTTCTTCCAGGGTTCGGGTGCGCCCGTCATCCAAACCAAAACGCAGGCGAAGAACGTTCTCTTCCCTTTCTGTCAATGTATCTAATACATCTTCCAGCTGCTCCTTAAGCAGTTCATAGGCAGCAGCATCAGCAGGAGCCAGTGCGTCATGATCTTCTATGAAGTCACCCAGATGAGAATCATCTTCTTCACCAATCGGAGTTTCGAGAGATACGGGTTCTTGGGCAATTTTCATAATCTCCCGCACTTTTTCCGGTGTCAGATCCATCTCCTTGCCGATTTCTTCAGGAGTAGGCTCCCGGCCCAAATCCTGTAACAGTTGGCGAGAAACCCGGATCAATTTGTTGATGGTTTCAACCATATGGACAGGAATGCGGATAGTACGAGCTTGGTCAGCAATGGCCCTGGTAATAGCTTGACGAATCCACCAAGTGGCATAAGTACTAAACTTATAACCCTTATTATAATCAAACTTTTCTACTGCTTTGATTAAACCCATGTTCCCTTCCTGAATCAAATCAAGGAAGAGCATGCCACGGCCGACATATCGCTTTGCAATGCTTACCACAAGACGAAGGTTGGCTTCAGCCAATCTTCTTTTTGCGTCTTCATCCCCCTGTTCAATTCGCTTAGCCAGTTCGATCTCTTCCTCTGCGGACAGGAGAGGAACTCGACCAATTTCCTTAAGGTACATTCGAACAGGATCATTTATCTTTATTCCTGGGGGAAGTGTTAAATCCTCCAAATTAAAATCATCTTCATTTCCTTGATCCCCTTCATCCAAAACGATGTCGTCATCATCCTCTTCATGATTGATAATTTCTATTCCCTGATCACCAAGATATTCGAAAAAATCATCGATCTGTTCGGAATCCTGATCAAAGGTGGATAAGCGATCCATTATTTCTTTATATGTGAGAATACCCCTTTTCTTTCCAAGCTCCACCAATTGCTCTTTTACTTGATCTAACCTTTGTTCTGCATGATTGGTGTTTTGTTCCTTGGTCATTATTACTCCCTCCTTCCCTGGGATAATCGTTGTTCACTTTCTTTCAGGGAACGCTTCAGCTGAACCAATTCCAAGCCATATTGTGCAGCTTTTACGGCATCTCCCATACGTTCCGCTTTTTTTATCTCCTCTTTTAATGCTTCTATCTCCAACCATTTTGGATAATTTAATATTTGCCGGACGCAGTCGTCAATTTCCTGCTGAGTTACTTCTTCATTTAATTCCATCATGACCAGTTCGGAAGCCAAGGCCAATAAACCGGGATCCGTCAGTTGATGAATAAATTGCCCCATCTCAGCTTCCGGATGTTCCGTATAAAAACGATAAAGATGGGCAGCTAAAGCAGCATGCTCTTCAACAGCAAATTGACTCCCCACTTTTATTTCAATCTGCCGGGTAAATTCAGCATCACGAATCATAAGTCCCAACAAGATTCTTTCTGCTTTTTGGTGAGCCGGCAACAACGTGGAGGCGACCAAACGTTTGCCAGCATTTATACTATTATTCCACTTCTGGTTGGGATTATCCCTCTCTTTTTCTTTTTTTTGTCGTTTTATGACTTGCGTTAATTCTTGCTTTAAGGCATCTAAAGAAAGTTGAAATTCAGTGGAAAGTTCTCTTAAATAATGATCCCTTTCCAGAGGATAAGGCAGCTTGGCAATGACCTTTAGGGAATCGCGAATATATTTCATTCTTCCTGCCTCATCTTTTAAATCATAATGGGATCTTAATTGTCCGATGATAAACGCAGTGGAGGAAACAGCTCCGTGTATAATCTCGCCCAGAAATTTTTCTCCGCCATATGCGCGAATATAATCATCCGGGTCCATGCCAGGGGGTAAAACGGCCACCTTTACCAAACAACCCGCTTCCTGTAAAATGTTAATCCCCCGATAAGCAGCTTCCTTTCCCGCCTGATCCCCATCATAACAGAGAATCACCTGTTCAGCATTTCTGCGGATTAGCCTCGCCTGGTCATCTGTGAGCGATGTTCCAAGGGTAGCTACCCCATTCTCCACTCCTACTCCCCAGGCAGCAATGGTATCTACATATCCTTCAAAAAGGACAGCCTGTTGTTTTTTT
This genomic interval from Microaerobacter geothermalis contains the following:
- the rpoD gene encoding RNA polymerase sigma factor RpoD, which gives rise to MTKEQNTNHAEQRLDQVKEQLVELGKKRGILTYKEIMDRLSTFDQDSEQIDDFFEYLGDQGIEIINHEEDDDDIVLDEGDQGNEDDFNLEDLTLPPGIKINDPVRMYLKEIGRVPLLSAEEEIELAKRIEQGDEDAKRRLAEANLRLVVSIAKRYVGRGMLFLDLIQEGNMGLIKAVEKFDYNKGYKFSTYATWWIRQAITRAIADQARTIRIPVHMVETINKLIRVSRQLLQDLGREPTPEEIGKEMDLTPEKVREIMKIAQEPVSLETPIGEEDDSHLGDFIEDHDALAPADAAAYELLKEQLEDVLDTLTEREENVLRLRFGLDDGRTRTLEEVGKVFGVTRERIRQIEAKALRKLRHPSRSKRLKDFLE
- the dnaG gene encoding DNA primase; the protein is MPGFIPEHVIEAVRNTYDIVDVVSKYVHLKKSGRNYFGLCPFHNEKTPSFSVSPDKQIFHCFGCGIGGNVISFYMEVEGLTFVEAVQQLAQEANILIPAEENLTVDETENREKHLMYEALDLMAKVYHHLLINTDHGRQALKYLYQRGFSADAIKEFQIGYAPSSWEFALKYLQKKDFPLPLMEKAGILTSREKGHKLFDRFRHRIMFPIWDGQGRTVGFGGRILGDGQPKYLNSPENLLFNKGKLLFNLHRARKEIRKKQQAVLFEGYVDTIAAWGVGVENGVATLGTSLTDDQARLIRRNAEQVILCYDGDQAGKEAAYRGINILQEAGCLVKVAVLPPGMDPDDYIRAYGGEKFLGEIIHGAVSSTAFIIGQLRSHYDLKDEAGRMKYIRDSLKVIAKLPYPLERDHYLRELSTEFQLSLDALKQELTQVIKRQKKEKERDNPNQKWNNSINAGKRLVASTLLPAHQKAERILLGLMIRDAEFTRQIEIKVGSQFAVEEHAALAAHLYRFYTEHPEAEMGQFIHQLTDPGLLALASELVMMELNEEVTQQEIDDCVRQILNYPKWLEIEALKEEIKKAERMGDAVKAAQYGLELVQLKRSLKESEQRLSQGRRE